A single region of the Salvia miltiorrhiza cultivar Shanhuang (shh) chromosome 8, IMPLAD_Smil_shh, whole genome shotgun sequence genome encodes:
- the LOC130996881 gene encoding uncharacterized protein LOC130996881, which produces MVSNVDKPRYRTRKGQISTNPLAVCDRNMKFVYVLPGWEGSAADSRILRDALQRVNGFRVPKGYYYLCDNGYANSEGFLAPYKDIRYHLKEWGPNAARPQNAQELFNLRHSKARNVIERAFGIMKMRWGCLRSNTFYPVKTQIHLIMSCFILNNFIRSEMPIDPIEQEFDSATENDQEEAEFDGEFIDGIDSSPQWNAERDAIAQAMWINYINNI; this is translated from the exons ATGGTGAGTAATGTTGATAAGCCGAGGTACCGAACTCGAAAAGGCCAGATATCAACAAATCCCCTTGCCGTTTGTGATCGCAATATGAAGTTCGTGTACGTGCTACCTGGCTGGGAAGGGTCAGCCGCAGATTCGAGGATATTGCGTGATGCCCTCCAACGTGTTAATGGATTTAGGGTGCCCAAGG GATATTATTACCTATGCGACAACGGGTACGCTAATAGCGAGGGATTTCTTGCTCCATATAAGGACATACGCTACCACTTGAAAGAATGGGGACCGAATGCAGCCAGGCCTCAAAATGCCCAAGAATTGTTCAACCTGCGCCATTCGAAGGCACGCAACGTTATTGAACGTGCCTTCGGCATCATGAAAATGCGTTGGGGTTGTTTGAGGAGCAATACCTTCTATCCAGTGAAGACTCAAATCCACTTGATCATGTCATGCTTCATCTTGAATAATTTCATCCGATCCGAGATGCCCATCGATCCCATAGAGCAAGAGTTTGACAGTGCAACTGAAAATGACCAAGAGGAGGCAGAATTCGATGGTGAATTCATAGATGGCATAGATTCTTCTCCTCAATGGAATGCGGAGAGAGATGCAATCGCCCAAGCGATGTGGATCAATTATATTAACAATATCTGA